The proteins below come from a single Vitreimonas flagellata genomic window:
- a CDS encoding SseB family protein: protein MQRRSFLIAASAGVAWPVLAWAQQQPSGTTPARPPANTGPRQIEPANDLERAFIAALHDEEARPEFRRLLLDSQVALALQSNLDDAPPRLLALGEGRQAGFVFTSAARLAEVMGPAAPRAVITGREAFERLREKYVILNWRLAPMLTLEPPDVASYLNTAPTEAHPHP, encoded by the coding sequence ATGCAACGACGTTCATTCCTGATCGCCGCGAGTGCTGGCGTGGCTTGGCCCGTGTTGGCCTGGGCGCAGCAACAGCCCAGCGGCACGACGCCCGCACGCCCGCCCGCCAACACCGGCCCGCGCCAAATCGAGCCCGCCAACGATCTTGAGCGCGCCTTTATCGCGGCGCTGCACGACGAAGAAGCGCGTCCCGAATTCCGCCGCCTGCTGCTCGACAGCCAAGTCGCGCTCGCGCTGCAATCCAATCTCGACGACGCGCCGCCGCGCCTGCTGGCGCTCGGCGAAGGCCGCCAAGCCGGCTTCGTGTTCACCTCAGCCGCGCGCCTCGCCGAAGTGATGGGCCCCGCTGCGCCGCGCGCGGTCATCACTGGCCGCGAAGCGTTCGAGCGCCTGCGCGAAAAGTACGTAATCCTGAATTGGCGCCTCGCGCCGATGCTCACGCTCGAGCCGCCGGATGTCGCGAGCTATCTCAACACCGCACCGACAGAGGCGCATCCGCATCCGTAA
- a CDS encoding iron-sulfur cluster assembly scaffold protein has translation MEDLYHPRILELAADMPHVGRLEAPDGASTKVSRVCGSVVTVELKLKDGVVSEIAVHPKACALGQAATGVLAMHAIGASPQEIREARDGLRAMLKEGAPPPQGRFWELRHLEGVREYPPRHTSTMLAFEAAVEALDQAARAKAS, from the coding sequence ATGGAAGACCTCTACCACCCCCGGATTTTGGAACTGGCCGCCGACATGCCCCATGTCGGCCGGTTGGAAGCGCCGGATGGCGCGTCGACCAAGGTCAGCCGCGTCTGCGGCTCGGTCGTGACGGTAGAACTCAAGCTGAAAGATGGTGTGGTGAGCGAGATCGCCGTGCACCCGAAGGCCTGCGCTTTGGGACAGGCGGCGACCGGCGTGCTGGCGATGCACGCAATTGGGGCGAGTCCGCAGGAAATTCGCGAAGCGCGCGACGGCTTGCGCGCGATGCTGAAAGAGGGCGCACCTCCGCCGCAAGGCCGCTTCTGGGAACTCCGGCATTTGGAAGGCGTGCGCGAATATCCGCCGCGCCATACCAGCACGATGCTGGCGTTCGAAGCCGCTGTTGAAGCTTTGGATCAAGCCGCGCGCGCGAAGGCCAGCTGA
- a CDS encoding GNAT family N-acetyltransferase has product MHIRAATDADANAIWAILEPIIREGETLTLPRDMSREAALAYWCAPAHELSVAERDGAVLGVSYLRANQQGPGAHVANAGYATAPQARGQGVARALLLHTLERAKARGFRAMQFNIVISTNERAVKTWVAHGFEIVGCLPGAFEHPRLGFVDALVMYRAL; this is encoded by the coding sequence ATGCATATTCGCGCTGCGACGGACGCCGACGCCAATGCGATCTGGGCGATCCTTGAGCCGATCATCCGCGAAGGCGAGACACTGACTTTGCCGCGCGACATGAGCCGGGAGGCGGCGCTCGCCTATTGGTGTGCGCCGGCGCATGAGCTGAGCGTGGCGGAGCGCGATGGCGCTGTGCTCGGCGTTTCATATTTGCGCGCAAATCAGCAGGGGCCGGGCGCGCACGTGGCGAACGCCGGCTACGCGACGGCGCCGCAAGCGCGCGGGCAAGGCGTGGCGCGCGCGTTGCTGCTGCATACGCTGGAACGGGCGAAGGCGCGCGGGTTTCGGGCGATGCAGTTTAACATCGTGATTTCGACTAACGAGCGCGCGGTGAAAACCTGGGTGGCGCATGGGTTCGAGATCGTGGGGTGTTTGCCGGGCGCGTTTGAACATCCGCGCTTGGGCTTCGTCGATGCGCTGGTGATGTATCGCGCGCTTTGA
- a CDS encoding MmcQ/YjbR family DNA-binding protein produces MSASPPLRHPDGKALRKAALAYPDTVEDFPWGHSAFKVGGKKVFMFMGGDEDGGFSCSMKLPFRNEEALKVKGAKPTEYGLGRAGWVTFQFSAKAKPPMAKLTDWLDESWRAVAPKKLSAAYAPPAPPKKRKVS; encoded by the coding sequence ATGTCTGCATCACCGCCCCTGAGGCATCCGGATGGCAAAGCGCTGCGCAAGGCGGCGTTGGCGTATCCCGACACGGTCGAGGATTTTCCTTGGGGCCATAGCGCGTTCAAGGTCGGCGGCAAGAAGGTGTTTATGTTCATGGGCGGCGACGAAGACGGCGGCTTTTCGTGCTCGATGAAGCTGCCGTTTCGCAATGAGGAAGCGCTCAAAGTGAAGGGCGCGAAGCCGACAGAATATGGCTTGGGCCGCGCGGGTTGGGTGACGTTCCAGTTTAGCGCCAAGGCCAAGCCGCCGATGGCGAAACTGACGGATTGGCTGGATGAGAGCTGGCGTGCGGTAGCGCCGAAGAAGCTCTCCGCCGCGTATGCGCCGCCGGCGCCGCCGAAGAAGCGGAAGGTGAGCTGA
- the yidD gene encoding membrane protein insertion efficiency factor YidD, with amino-acid sequence MGLIQLYKWTLSPLIGRDCRYLPTCSSYAADAIRKHGAWAGSWMATARLCRCQPWGGHGWDPAPEQKPRAAWYAPWRLGDWKGGYRAPPHNNDESDKSTS; translated from the coding sequence TTGGGCCTTATCCAGCTCTATAAATGGACGCTCTCGCCCCTGATCGGGCGCGATTGCCGCTATTTGCCGACCTGCTCGTCTTATGCGGCGGATGCGATCCGCAAGCATGGCGCGTGGGCGGGGAGCTGGATGGCGACGGCGCGGCTCTGCCGGTGTCAGCCCTGGGGCGGGCACGGCTGGGATCCTGCACCGGAGCAAAAGCCGCGCGCCGCATGGTACGCCCCGTGGCGGCTAGGGGATTGGAAAGGCGGCTATCGCGCGCCGCCACACAACAACGACGAATCCGATAAGAGCACATCATGA
- the thrS gene encoding threonine--tRNA ligase — protein sequence MSISLQFPDGAVREYEDGATPLAVAEGISKGLAKKVVAAKIDGAWWDLTRPLEGGGKIELVMRDSADGLEVLRHDAAHVLAQAVQELFPGTQVTFGPVTEDGFYYDFARDEPFSTDDFQKIEKRMREIVDADLPIIRKVWEKDAAIAHFRSIGEIYKAETIDEVIKPGEPITIYSHGDKWGDLCRGPHLPSTGRLGKAFKLMKLAGAYWRGDQKNQQLQRIYGTAWADEKQLEEYLKRLEEAEKRDHRKLGRQMDLFHMQEEGRGMVFWHEKGLTLWRTIEAYMRRRLEKAGYVEVRTPQVLDRVFWEKSGHWDKYRPNMFVCETVEGETLSLKPMNCPGHVQIFKFGQKSYRDLPLRMAEFGACHRYEPSGSLHGLMRVRAFTQDDAHIFCREDQIEEETTRFIQLAASIHADFGMASDKIALATRPEMRVGTDEFWDKAEAQMLNAARAAGVEPVIAEGDGAFYAPKLDFSVKDAIGREWTIGTIQLDYQLPDRLDAEYVGEDGAKHRPVMLHRAILGSLERFIGILIENVAGAFPLWLAPTQVVVATITSDADGYAQDVAAAMKQAGLRVELDLRNEKVGYKIREHSLAKIPVIAVVGRKEAEERKVALRRFGSQDQSVLGLDEALAALADEATPPDLKRA from the coding sequence ATGAGTATTTCTCTGCAATTTCCCGATGGCGCCGTGCGTGAGTACGAGGATGGCGCAACGCCGCTTGCTGTGGCCGAGGGCATTTCCAAGGGCCTGGCGAAGAAGGTGGTCGCCGCCAAGATCGATGGCGCGTGGTGGGATTTGACGCGACCGCTCGAAGGCGGCGGTAAAATCGAACTCGTCATGCGCGATAGCGCTGATGGGTTGGAAGTGTTGCGTCACGATGCGGCGCACGTTTTGGCGCAGGCGGTGCAGGAGTTGTTTCCCGGCACGCAAGTGACGTTCGGCCCGGTGACGGAGGACGGCTTCTATTACGATTTCGCGCGCGACGAGCCGTTCTCGACGGACGATTTCCAGAAGATCGAAAAGCGCATGCGCGAGATCGTGGATGCGGACCTGCCGATCATTCGCAAGGTCTGGGAGAAGGACGCCGCGATCGCGCACTTCCGCTCCATCGGCGAAATCTACAAGGCCGAGACGATCGATGAAGTGATCAAGCCGGGCGAGCCGATCACGATCTATTCGCATGGCGATAAATGGGGCGATCTCTGCCGCGGGCCGCACCTGCCGAGCACGGGTCGGTTGGGCAAAGCCTTCAAGCTGATGAAGCTTGCGGGCGCCTATTGGCGTGGCGATCAGAAGAACCAACAGCTGCAACGCATCTACGGAACGGCCTGGGCCGATGAGAAGCAGCTTGAGGAGTATCTGAAGCGCCTCGAGGAAGCCGAGAAGCGCGACCACCGCAAACTCGGCCGCCAGATGGATCTCTTCCATATGCAGGAAGAGGGACGCGGCATGGTGTTCTGGCACGAGAAGGGCCTGACGCTGTGGCGCACGATCGAAGCCTATATGCGTCGCCGCTTGGAGAAAGCGGGGTACGTCGAAGTGCGCACGCCGCAAGTGCTCGACCGCGTGTTCTGGGAAAAATCAGGCCACTGGGACAAGTATCGACCGAACATGTTCGTGTGCGAGACGGTGGAAGGCGAAACGCTGTCGCTGAAGCCGATGAATTGCCCTGGCCACGTGCAGATCTTCAAGTTCGGGCAGAAGAGCTATCGCGATCTGCCGCTGCGCATGGCCGAGTTCGGCGCGTGCCATCGCTACGAGCCGTCAGGCTCGCTGCACGGCCTGATGCGCGTGCGCGCGTTCACGCAGGACGACGCGCACATCTTCTGCCGTGAAGACCAGATCGAAGAAGAGACGACGCGCTTCATCCAGCTTGCCGCATCGATTCACGCCGATTTCGGCATGGCGAGCGATAAGATCGCGTTGGCGACGCGCCCAGAAATGCGCGTCGGCACGGATGAATTCTGGGACAAAGCCGAAGCGCAAATGCTGAACGCTGCGCGCGCGGCGGGCGTGGAGCCGGTCATCGCGGAAGGCGACGGCGCGTTCTATGCGCCGAAGCTCGACTTCTCGGTGAAGGACGCGATCGGCCGCGAATGGACGATCGGCACGATCCAGCTCGATTACCAGCTGCCGGATCGGCTCGATGCGGAATATGTCGGCGAAGACGGCGCCAAGCATCGCCCGGTGATGTTGCACCGTGCGATCTTGGGCTCGCTTGAGCGCTTCATCGGCATTCTGATCGAGAACGTCGCGGGCGCGTTTCCGCTTTGGCTGGCGCCGACGCAGGTCGTGGTGGCGACGATTACGTCTGACGCCGATGGCTACGCGCAGGACGTCGCGGCGGCGATGAAGCAGGCGGGGCTGCGCGTGGAGCTCGATCTGCGCAACGAAAAAGTCGGCTACAAAATCCGTGAGCATTCGCTGGCGAAGATCCCAGTGATCGCTGTAGTCGGCCGCAAGGAGGCGGAGGAGCGCAAGGTCGCGCTGCGTCGCTTCGGCAGCCAGGATCAGAGCGTGCTCGGTCTGGATGAAGCGCTGGCCGCACTCGCCGATGAGGCGACGCCGCCGGATTTGAAGCGGGCGTAA
- a CDS encoding glycosyltransferase family 2 protein, with amino-acid sequence MTAIVVARAVATNATGQSTLDLCLRSALSEPWVDDLVIVDQANAPAVSSALRALQLDRRDVRVVVADARMSAAAAANLGVAQARGRWLLFLDSDVVLQRGAVQRMATSANGAAAPWIVGGRLTDLEGREKRAARGGALNTFSALAVAMGLPGVKRARGKRKSSKPSAAAPVASVSGAFMLIGREDFSALGGFDEAYVSDAADLDLCKRAADAGGSVLLQAEASGVQFERQRKGRRQAQGLARFAVKSAKTPLERMFALFAGPAIGALIGLRDAIGGRRGGRR; translated from the coding sequence GTGACCGCGATTGTCGTCGCGCGTGCTGTCGCCACAAACGCCACCGGCCAATCGACGCTTGATCTGTGCTTACGCAGCGCGCTGTCCGAGCCGTGGGTGGATGATCTGGTAATCGTGGATCAGGCCAATGCGCCGGCGGTGTCGTCGGCGCTGCGGGCGCTGCAATTGGATCGCCGCGATGTGCGCGTGGTGGTGGCCGATGCGCGCATGAGTGCGGCGGCGGCTGCGAACCTTGGCGTCGCGCAGGCGCGTGGGCGCTGGTTGTTGTTTCTGGATTCGGACGTCGTGCTGCAGCGTGGCGCGGTGCAGCGCATGGCGACGTCCGCCAATGGCGCCGCGGCGCCGTGGATCGTCGGCGGGCGGCTGACCGACCTTGAAGGGCGTGAGAAGCGCGCCGCGCGCGGCGGTGCGCTCAACACGTTCTCAGCGCTCGCGGTGGCGATGGGTTTGCCCGGCGTGAAGCGTGCGCGCGGCAAGCGCAAATCATCCAAGCCGAGTGCGGCGGCGCCTGTGGCGTCCGTGTCGGGCGCGTTCATGCTGATCGGGCGCGAGGATTTCAGTGCGCTGGGCGGATTTGACGAAGCCTATGTGAGCGATGCGGCGGATTTGGATCTATGCAAGCGCGCAGCGGATGCTGGCGGTTCGGTGCTGTTGCAAGCTGAAGCGTCGGGCGTGCAATTCGAGCGCCAGCGCAAAGGCCGGCGGCAAGCGCAAGGCTTGGCGCGGTTTGCCGTGAAGAGCGCGAAGACGCCGTTGGAAAGAATGTTTGCGCTGTTTGCGGGGCCAGCGATCGGCGCTTTGATCGGCTTGCGCGACGCTATTGGTGGGCGTCGGGGGGGGCGTCGCTAA